From a region of the Myxococcus stipitatus genome:
- a CDS encoding class I SAM-dependent methyltransferase produces MRHALVQILRCPRCRRGPLQPESPAPVVLFGPLRCPECRASHPVAEGVADLVLTPPSAGAVQRGLENRWVARSYERYVRPALQRALTRRALDGDSEHLLYRSLLGHPEGPVLDVGCGTGLVARRLAREPDFPPVVGMDVSRAMLEEGVAQAREAGAAVDFLRADAPYLPFQDASLGAVLMADTLPFVEDLGRLLLEVARVLRPGGRWVASTYAPPGLASGLLHRRMGLHPRAEDALRSEAAAAGLVRFERVALSPLFVVKAEKGSARSPR; encoded by the coding sequence ATGCGGCACGCGCTCGTCCAGATTCTGCGGTGTCCCCGGTGCCGTCGGGGTCCGCTCCAGCCCGAGTCCCCCGCGCCCGTCGTCCTCTTCGGTCCGCTGCGCTGCCCGGAGTGCCGCGCCAGCCACCCGGTGGCCGAGGGCGTGGCGGACCTGGTGCTGACGCCGCCCTCGGCGGGCGCGGTGCAGCGCGGCCTGGAGAACCGCTGGGTGGCGCGCTCGTACGAGCGCTATGTCCGCCCCGCCCTCCAGCGCGCCCTCACGCGCCGCGCGCTGGATGGGGACAGCGAGCACCTGCTCTACCGCAGCCTCCTGGGACACCCGGAGGGCCCCGTGCTCGACGTGGGCTGTGGCACGGGGCTCGTCGCGCGGCGGCTGGCGCGCGAGCCGGACTTCCCGCCGGTGGTCGGCATGGATGTCTCCCGCGCCATGCTGGAGGAGGGCGTCGCCCAGGCGCGCGAGGCTGGCGCCGCGGTGGACTTCCTGCGGGCGGACGCGCCCTACCTGCCCTTCCAGGACGCGTCGCTGGGCGCCGTGCTGATGGCGGACACGCTGCCCTTCGTCGAGGACCTGGGCCGGCTGCTGCTCGAGGTGGCGCGCGTGCTGCGCCCCGGCGGACGCTGGGTGGCGAGCACGTACGCGCCCCCGGGCCTGGCGTCCGGACTGCTGCACCGGCGGATGGGCCTGCACCCTCGCGCGGAGGACGCGCTGCGCTCGGAGGCGGCCGCCGCGGGGCTGGTGCGCTTCGAGCGCGTCGCGCTGTCGCCCCTCTTCGTGGTGAAGGCGGAGAAGGGGTCGGCCCGGTCGCCTAGATGA
- a CDS encoding zinc-ribbon domain-containing protein: protein MAFRFLAVPAHRLVDHPQSLPTDERLEPELPPVPEAVERALAGAEFRDVRARDRLRALLHGDRPPTLGAPEAGLGPSAVFAQPPQDLPALLRLSDELEGLARREAGERALVWKCGDCGARYAVPVALVRQVSIRCERCGTPVELNATRSLGEEALIDPFQGAVNHSRKALAAFFREAMARGWPVLVAEDRRAQRETPTA, encoded by the coding sequence GTGGCCTTCCGATTTCTCGCAGTGCCCGCGCACCGTCTGGTGGACCATCCCCAGTCGCTGCCGACCGATGAGCGCCTCGAGCCGGAGCTGCCTCCGGTCCCCGAGGCCGTGGAGCGCGCCCTGGCGGGCGCGGAGTTCCGCGACGTGCGCGCGCGGGATCGCCTGCGCGCCCTGCTGCATGGAGACCGTCCTCCGACGCTCGGCGCGCCGGAGGCGGGGCTGGGGCCGTCCGCCGTCTTCGCGCAGCCCCCGCAGGACCTGCCGGCGCTGCTGCGCCTGTCGGACGAGTTGGAGGGGCTGGCCCGGCGCGAGGCGGGTGAGCGCGCGCTGGTGTGGAAGTGCGGCGACTGCGGGGCGCGTTACGCGGTGCCGGTGGCGCTGGTGCGGCAGGTCTCCATCCGCTGCGAGCGCTGTGGCACGCCGGTGGAGCTCAACGCCACGCGCAGCCTGGGCGAAGAGGCCCTCATCGACCCGTTCCAGGGCGCGGTGAACCACAGCCGCAAGGCGCTGGCGGCCTTCTTCCGCGAGGCCATGGCGCGCGGCTGGCCCGTGCTCGTGGCCGAGGACCGCCGCGCGCAGCGCGAGACGCCGACGGCCTGA